In the Palaeococcus pacificus DY20341 genome, one interval contains:
- a CDS encoding TRM11 family SAM-dependent methyltransferase codes for MYAVIFGKNPMLSEAEFWAFARRFGIKVKVIESSKDWLIFESNKKIEHLFHRLGGSLKLIRIVGEGEETIADLEYAKLFTLSFYGKEDWRLWRKMGSKIKKSFKPEPSKFFKPKNIYSMPSELVLKGFPDVKDFVFIFGNKLYVGETVRVADPFELKKLDVERPRQRAILSIPPRLARIMVNLSEVREGNALDPFCGVGTIVQEFLLQGLNAYGSDVNPKIVNAAKENIKWLKKEFRVKRSANLQVCDAKKLHRCYRVKFDVIVSEPYLGKPLKYHPTREEAVRMANELDRFYYPVFESFAKILRRNARVVFVFPAFKLKNGKIYRKDRRWLEKLGFEVLAKYTDFEERHKVVRDIHVLRFRG; via the coding sequence ATGTATGCAGTGATCTTTGGAAAGAACCCCATGCTCAGCGAAGCAGAGTTTTGGGCATTTGCGAGGCGCTTTGGAATAAAAGTCAAGGTGATTGAGTCATCAAAGGACTGGCTTATTTTTGAATCTAATAAAAAAATTGAGCATCTCTTTCATAGACTCGGTGGTTCTCTAAAGCTCATACGGATAGTTGGGGAAGGTGAAGAGACTATAGCAGATTTAGAATATGCTAAGCTATTTACGCTGAGCTTTTATGGGAAGGAAGATTGGCGGCTGTGGAGAAAAATGGGGAGCAAGATAAAGAAGAGCTTTAAGCCAGAACCCTCAAAGTTCTTCAAGCCAAAAAACATCTATTCCATGCCTTCTGAGCTCGTTCTTAAGGGCTTTCCTGATGTAAAGGACTTCGTGTTTATCTTTGGGAACAAGCTCTATGTTGGCGAGACTGTTAGAGTAGCTGACCCATTTGAGCTCAAAAAGCTCGATGTGGAGAGGCCGAGGCAACGAGCGATACTTTCAATTCCGCCGAGGTTAGCGAGGATAATGGTGAACTTGAGTGAAGTTAGAGAGGGGAACGCGTTAGACCCCTTCTGCGGCGTGGGAACGATAGTGCAGGAATTCCTCCTTCAAGGTCTAAACGCCTATGGAAGCGATGTTAATCCAAAGATCGTTAATGCAGCTAAGGAAAACATTAAGTGGCTCAAAAAAGAGTTTAGAGTTAAAAGATCCGCTAATCTTCAAGTGTGCGATGCTAAAAAGCTCCACCGCTGCTATCGCGTTAAATTCGATGTCATAGTCAGCGAGCCCTACTTGGGCAAGCCCTTAAAGTACCACCCCACGAGGGAGGAGGCCGTAAGAATGGCCAACGAGCTCGACCGCTTCTACTACCCCGTCTTCGAGAGCTTTGCCAAAATACTTAGAAGGAACGCGAGAGTGGTATTTGTTTTCCCCGCATTTAAGCTCAAAAATGGCAAAATCTACCGCAAGGACAGGAGATGGCTCGAAAAGCTTGGCTTTGAAGTTTTAGCGAAATACACTGACTTTGAAGAGAGGCATAAAGTGGTGAGAGATATACACGTGCTGAGGTTTAGGGGCTGA